One window of Phycisphaeraceae bacterium genomic DNA carries:
- the yajC gene encoding preprotein translocase subunit YajC, whose product MMVMQMQQYSTFILAQGGNSDATAGGAPATQNAAPSNQALVPLGIPSASKPAPSEAQSLQPSGATAPAGTAARPAGFDPMFLYLMGGMLLLIIFTTWNGSRKEKKKRQEMNESLSKGDTVQMLGGIIGVVTEIRDDELVVRMEEGKIRFAKSAVQGILKSSRNSKADSSLETKPAAVGAGTR is encoded by the coding sequence AACTCAGATGCCACGGCGGGCGGCGCGCCCGCCACGCAGAATGCGGCGCCGAGCAACCAGGCGCTCGTGCCGCTCGGGATTCCGAGTGCGAGCAAGCCGGCGCCGAGCGAGGCCCAGTCTTTGCAACCTTCCGGAGCAACCGCTCCAGCCGGGACAGCCGCTCGTCCGGCCGGCTTTGATCCGATGTTTCTCTACCTGATGGGAGGAATGCTCCTCCTCATCATTTTTACGACATGGAACGGCAGTCGCAAAGAGAAGAAGAAGCGTCAAGAAATGAACGAGTCGCTCAGCAAGGGCGACACGGTTCAGATGCTCGGTGGCATTATCGGCGTGGTGACCGAAATCCGCGACGACGAACTCGTCGTGCGGATGGAAGAAGGCAAGATTCGCTTCGCGAAGTCGGCGGTGCAGGGAATCCTTAAGTCATCCCGAAATTCCAAAGCGGATTCATCGCTTGAGACCAAGCCCGCCGCGGTCGGCGCGGGCACTCGCTGA
- the secD gene encoding protein translocase subunit SecD: MGKLYRNLCIVLALIVFFAWQTYPPGEKLRLGKDLAGGVTLIYQVEIGQDEDAKKVISDTIKILKERVDPDGLLEIAMVSQGRDRIEISMPLPREEVKDLKAKFEDELRRLGRTTLTRARIAELESLKGDERSKRISELAEGNAKRKELLNKLVAQHDEAALLRSEIEKAKTANAPVSEIDVLVDKAGEAELKVEETTKAALATVLPPAEIRQALNLSDRKRSIEDASGQRIELPSAREHALSRIRESYPDAKDQLDAVLEAYAKYAKKRTTLDDPQDLIRMLQGAGVLSFRITVDPGHLPDEAQVREELREKGPRGAKPRETMWARINQIDGWYHNEPELRFLESNPAEFFRTRNYVVEEYQGQYYMLVWDVKGSRLTKADGDWGVSRAQEGRDPRGVPAIDFVMDARGATKLGELTKNHVKERMAVLLDDEVYTAPTLNSAISKSGQITGEFSSAERQYIIRVLAAGSLQAKLSPEPISVSSVGPELGADNLEKGFKAGVVSLVVVSAFMVVYYFGAGLVAVLALFANATLVLGALSMNHAAFSMPGIAAIILTFGMAVDSNVLVYERIREEILRGADTKTAVRIGFDKAFSSIFDGNVTNLIVCVVLAYTGTAEIRGFAITMGIGVVSTLFCALIFSRILFGILLGLGWKRVNMLPLAWPGLQRALTPNVDWLRLRPLFFAFSATYVVIGLGLVFFQGNDMLDNEFRGGTAVTLEFKPKSPGSEEHVTLTRPEVQNRIAQIGQNAPVDSPLRELLNAEVLPIDPEKDGVTSWRFAVKTISTKSDQILEAIVDSFTDVMEQQPALKFAGSASDFADAPVHRIFTGDLGSNIGETLPQGKNVGDSIGGVAIVLNDITPPIPLATLQSRLEATRGSPDFADTLSRKRAVIATSPDVSALTSAVVVVADENLKVFDNEEKWKDQLAGREWKLVEAALTEAQTPASVVIFSPAIAESFRAQAIVATTLSFALISIYIWFRFKSMRFSVAALIALVHDVVVVVSCLALSQVLYRHSSTEPIAQSLGLLPFRIDLNMIAALLTIAGYSLNDTIVIMDRIRETKGKSAEADYDMINTAVNHTLSRTVITGGTTLFSCIALYVLGGEGMRAFAFALTVGLLVGTYSSVGVAAPLVWSGKRRKADEQVQPVPGTALVTR; encoded by the coding sequence ATGGGCAAACTCTACAGAAACCTCTGCATCGTTCTTGCGCTCATCGTGTTCTTCGCCTGGCAGACCTATCCGCCCGGGGAGAAGCTGCGCCTCGGTAAGGACCTCGCCGGCGGCGTCACACTGATCTATCAAGTCGAGATCGGGCAGGATGAAGACGCAAAGAAAGTTATCAGCGACACGATCAAGATTCTGAAAGAGCGTGTCGATCCCGACGGGCTGCTCGAAATTGCGATGGTGAGCCAGGGCCGAGATCGAATCGAAATCTCGATGCCGCTTCCGCGCGAAGAGGTCAAGGATCTGAAGGCGAAGTTCGAGGACGAACTGCGGAGGCTCGGACGGACGACTCTGACGCGCGCACGCATCGCCGAATTGGAATCGCTCAAGGGTGACGAGCGAAGCAAGCGAATCTCGGAGCTGGCGGAAGGCAACGCGAAGCGCAAGGAACTGCTGAACAAGCTGGTCGCGCAGCACGACGAAGCGGCGCTCCTGCGAAGCGAAATCGAGAAAGCAAAGACCGCCAACGCGCCGGTCTCGGAAATCGACGTTCTGGTGGACAAAGCCGGCGAAGCCGAATTGAAAGTGGAGGAGACGACAAAGGCCGCGCTCGCGACGGTGTTACCTCCGGCGGAGATACGCCAGGCGCTCAATCTGTCCGACCGCAAACGCAGCATCGAAGATGCAAGCGGGCAGAGAATCGAATTGCCCAGCGCTCGAGAGCACGCGCTCAGCCGTATCCGCGAGTCGTACCCGGATGCGAAAGATCAGCTCGATGCGGTGCTGGAGGCTTACGCCAAATACGCGAAGAAACGCACGACGCTGGATGACCCGCAGGACCTGATCCGCATGCTTCAGGGCGCCGGCGTTTTGAGTTTTCGGATCACGGTCGATCCCGGCCACCTGCCCGATGAAGCGCAGGTGCGTGAAGAGCTGCGGGAGAAGGGCCCTCGGGGCGCCAAGCCCCGCGAGACGATGTGGGCTCGCATCAATCAGATCGACGGTTGGTATCACAACGAACCGGAATTGCGTTTCCTCGAGTCCAACCCGGCGGAGTTCTTCCGGACGCGAAACTACGTCGTTGAGGAGTATCAGGGCCAGTACTACATGCTGGTCTGGGATGTCAAGGGCAGCCGGTTGACCAAAGCCGACGGTGACTGGGGCGTTTCGCGCGCCCAGGAGGGACGCGACCCAAGAGGCGTGCCCGCGATCGACTTTGTGATGGATGCGCGCGGCGCGACCAAGCTGGGCGAACTCACGAAGAACCATGTGAAAGAGCGGATGGCGGTACTCCTCGATGACGAGGTGTACACGGCGCCCACGCTCAATTCGGCCATCAGCAAGAGCGGCCAGATCACCGGCGAATTCAGCTCCGCGGAACGTCAGTACATCATCCGCGTTCTCGCGGCCGGCTCGCTGCAAGCCAAGCTCAGCCCAGAACCGATCAGCGTGAGTTCGGTCGGCCCTGAACTCGGCGCCGACAACCTCGAAAAGGGGTTCAAGGCGGGCGTCGTCTCGCTCGTCGTCGTGTCGGCGTTCATGGTTGTCTATTACTTCGGCGCCGGCCTCGTCGCCGTGCTCGCTTTGTTTGCCAACGCGACTCTGGTACTCGGGGCGCTGTCGATGAACCACGCGGCATTCAGCATGCCCGGTATCGCCGCGATCATCCTGACTTTCGGCATGGCCGTTGACTCCAACGTGCTGGTGTACGAACGCATCCGCGAAGAAATACTGCGGGGTGCGGACACGAAAACCGCGGTCCGCATCGGCTTCGACAAGGCTTTCAGCTCCATTTTCGACGGCAACGTGACGAACCTGATCGTCTGCGTTGTTCTGGCGTACACCGGTACCGCCGAGATTCGCGGGTTCGCGATCACCATGGGAATCGGTGTCGTTTCGACACTCTTTTGTGCACTGATATTCAGCCGCATTCTCTTCGGGATCCTGCTGGGCCTCGGCTGGAAGCGAGTCAACATGCTGCCGCTGGCCTGGCCGGGCTTGCAGCGGGCGCTGACTCCGAACGTGGATTGGCTCCGGCTCCGTCCGCTTTTCTTTGCGTTCTCCGCAACATATGTCGTCATCGGCCTTGGTCTTGTTTTCTTCCAGGGTAACGACATGCTCGACAACGAATTCCGCGGCGGCACCGCCGTCACGCTGGAATTCAAGCCGAAGTCGCCGGGTTCGGAAGAACACGTGACGCTCACGCGCCCCGAAGTCCAGAATCGCATCGCGCAGATCGGACAAAACGCGCCCGTCGACAGTCCTCTTCGGGAACTGCTCAACGCCGAAGTGCTCCCCATCGATCCGGAAAAAGACGGCGTAACGAGCTGGCGGTTTGCCGTGAAGACCATTTCCACGAAGAGCGATCAGATTCTCGAAGCCATCGTGGACAGCTTCACGGATGTCATGGAGCAGCAGCCGGCCTTGAAATTCGCGGGCTCGGCGTCCGACTTTGCCGACGCGCCCGTCCATCGCATCTTCACCGGCGACCTCGGCTCAAACATCGGCGAAACACTTCCCCAGGGAAAGAACGTCGGAGATTCGATCGGCGGTGTCGCGATCGTTCTCAACGACATCACTCCGCCGATTCCGCTCGCGACGTTGCAGTCACGCCTCGAAGCGACGCGAGGCAGTCCGGACTTTGCCGACACGCTTTCACGCAAGCGGGCGGTCATCGCGACTTCCCCGGACGTGAGCGCCCTGACGTCCGCCGTCGTCGTCGTTGCCGATGAGAATCTAAAGGTATTCGATAACGAAGAAAAGTGGAAAGATCAGCTTGCCGGGCGCGAGTGGAAGCTCGTCGAGGCAGCGTTGACCGAGGCGCAGACCCCGGCCAGCGTCGTGATCTTCAGCCCGGCGATCGCGGAATCGTTCCGTGCCCAGGCGATCGTCGCGACGACGCTGAGCTTCGCGCTGATTTCCATCTACATCTGGTTCCGATTCAAGAGCATGCGATTCTCCGTCGCGGCACTGATCGCTCTGGTGCACGACGTCGTGGTGGTCGTCTCCTGCCTCGCGCTGTCGCAGGTGCTCTATCGCCACTCTTCCACAGAACCGATCGCGCAATCACTCGGGCTCCTTCCATTCCGCATCGACCTCAACATGATCGCGGCCCTCCTCACGATCGCGGGCTACTCGTTGAACGACACGATTGTCATCATGGACCGCATCCGCGAGACCAAGGGAAAGAGCGCCGAGGCGGACTACGACATGATCAATACGGCCGTGAACCACACGCTCAGCCGAACGGTGATCACCGGCGGAACCACGCTTTTCTCCTGCATTGCGCTCTACGTGCTCGGCGGAGAAGGCATGCGGGCGTTCGCGTTCGCCTTGACCGTCGGCCTGCTGGTCGGAACCTACTCCTCGGTCGGTGTCGCCGCTCCGCTGGTGTGGTCCGGCAAACGCCGGAAAGCCGATGAACAGGTCCAGCCGGTTCCCGGGACGGCTCTCGTGACGCGCTAG
- a CDS encoding LysM peptidoglycan-binding domain-containing protein gives MDHHGGKIAAGLLCLVIVWIIVFWLWTPTEAKISFSTADTGKTERLADNGNPKPRLPPTDPFPMPSRKAETASEPKPVRPESGGVVAPEFLDYTVQPGDTFASIALRYFGSRNKADVIANANPLVDPTRIKAGRILRIPRDPANIQGKPTPRSPTISEEIPTATRTHTVVRGDTLTGISQKYYGTIRQIDFILKANREVLSRADELRPGQVLKIPPAPQ, from the coding sequence GTGGATCACCACGGCGGAAAGATTGCTGCAGGGCTGCTCTGCCTGGTGATCGTTTGGATCATCGTGTTCTGGCTCTGGACTCCCACCGAAGCGAAGATCAGCTTTAGCACAGCGGATACGGGTAAGACCGAGCGGCTTGCGGACAACGGGAATCCCAAACCCCGGTTGCCGCCCACCGATCCGTTTCCGATGCCATCCAGGAAAGCAGAAACGGCGTCGGAGCCAAAGCCCGTGCGGCCCGAGAGCGGAGGAGTCGTTGCTCCCGAGTTCCTGGACTACACGGTTCAGCCCGGCGATACCTTTGCGTCGATCGCACTCAGGTATTTTGGAAGTCGAAACAAGGCCGATGTGATCGCAAACGCTAATCCGCTCGTGGACCCGACGCGGATAAAGGCCGGACGCATTCTGCGCATCCCCCGCGATCCCGCGAACATTCAAGGCAAACCCACGCCACGCTCACCCACGATAAGCGAGGAAATACCCACCGCGACGCGGACCCATACCGTCGTTCGGGGCGATACCTTGACGGGAATCTCCCAGAAGTACTACGGAACAATCAGGCAAATAGATTTCATCCTAAAAGCCAATCGCGAGGTGCTCAGTCGCGCGGACGAATTGCGGCCGGGTCAGGTCCTGAAGATTCCGCCGGCGCCTCAATAA
- a CDS encoding FAD-binding oxidoreductase: protein MSTARVDIAIIGGGIAGLWCRWKLENAGYSTVLLEKSRLGNGQTAASQGILHRGVKYALGPDAAHAATAAEASARAWDDAMSGAGGPNLCGVDIVSESMLMWTDSGIISKLTGAIASKVLTSHVEAARSADIPSLLDARGRAVYCVAERVIEPISALRALFGAANGPVVSAEVETIAAASSGMCLRWGGTKIEAGAVVLCAGEGNEALLRLFGQPAEQMMQRRDLHMVFGRGAPELLFGHWIAAASDKPRLTITSAQADGAITWYLGGELAESGVSRNVDGQIEAARAELRHCFPKLDFDDWEFRTLRIARAEGKSSSGKRPDSPVVRRIAGTNAIAVWPTKLVTAPAAAEEVLGVVRSICEPSGSELGDIGHSDRPVYASIPWHSHAQTQH, encoded by the coding sequence TTGAGCACAGCTCGGGTGGATATCGCGATCATCGGGGGAGGCATCGCCGGTCTCTGGTGCCGTTGGAAGCTCGAGAACGCGGGCTACAGCACCGTGCTTCTGGAAAAGTCCAGGCTCGGCAACGGCCAAACCGCGGCGTCGCAGGGAATTCTTCACAGAGGCGTCAAATACGCGCTGGGACCTGACGCTGCCCACGCCGCGACCGCTGCGGAGGCGTCGGCTCGTGCATGGGATGATGCGATGTCCGGGGCCGGCGGTCCCAACCTTTGCGGGGTTGACATCGTTTCAGAGTCGATGCTGATGTGGACCGATTCCGGAATCATTTCGAAATTGACGGGCGCGATCGCATCCAAAGTGCTGACCAGTCACGTGGAAGCGGCGCGCTCCGCTGATATCCCGTCCCTTCTCGATGCTCGCGGACGAGCCGTCTATTGCGTTGCGGAAAGGGTGATCGAGCCGATCTCGGCGCTCCGAGCGTTGTTCGGGGCTGCAAATGGCCCGGTTGTTTCTGCGGAAGTCGAGACGATCGCCGCGGCTTCATCAGGAATGTGTTTAAGGTGGGGAGGCACGAAGATTGAGGCCGGCGCAGTCGTGCTGTGCGCCGGAGAAGGAAACGAAGCGCTCCTGCGATTGTTCGGCCAACCCGCGGAGCAGATGATGCAGCGGCGCGATCTGCACATGGTCTTTGGACGCGGCGCGCCCGAATTGCTCTTTGGTCACTGGATCGCCGCGGCTTCTGACAAGCCCCGCCTGACAATTACCAGCGCCCAAGCAGATGGCGCGATCACCTGGTATCTCGGTGGTGAACTCGCCGAGAGCGGCGTGTCCCGAAACGTTGACGGGCAGATCGAAGCGGCGCGTGCCGAGCTCCGCCATTGCTTTCCGAAACTCGATTTCGACGATTGGGAATTCCGAACGCTGCGAATCGCCCGCGCTGAAGGGAAAAGCTCCTCGGGCAAAAGGCCCGATTCGCCGGTCGTGCGGCGAATCGCAGGCACAAATGCGATAGCCGTGTGGCCTACAAAGCTGGTGACGGCGCCCGCCGCGGCGGAGGAGGTGCTCGGAGTCGTTCGATCTATCTGCGAGCCGTCCGGTTCGGAATTGGGAGACATCGGACACTCCGATCGCCCCGTCTACGCTTCCATTCCTTGGCACTCTCACGCGCAAACTCAACACTGA
- a CDS encoding aldo/keto reductase translates to MALSRANSTLKMVARPLGKTGITLSIVGLGTVKFGRTTGLKYPGRAMLPSDAEASALLDAAEQVGICVLDTAPAYGVSEERLGRFLKHRKHPWFVVTKAGEHWTGSVSVFDFSENSIAQSIDRSLERLSLPQLGSVLLHSDGVAETSKDGFDGAIRALRRAKEAGKVRTIGASLKSAAGVARAIEWADVLMLEIGDEAAMRDAVNSAAGRGVGILVKKALASGHLDKLGTDPIRSAMTRNLAFPGVCSVIVGTTNAEHLRENCEAAARAADELAMNKPDTERPA, encoded by the coding sequence TTGGCACTCTCACGCGCAAACTCAACACTGAAGATGGTCGCGCGACCGCTCGGCAAGACGGGCATCACGTTGAGTATCGTCGGCCTCGGGACGGTCAAGTTTGGCCGCACGACCGGCCTGAAATACCCGGGCCGGGCGATGCTTCCCAGCGACGCCGAAGCTTCGGCGCTGCTTGATGCCGCGGAGCAAGTCGGTATCTGTGTTCTGGATACCGCTCCGGCCTACGGCGTGAGTGAAGAGAGGCTGGGACGCTTTCTGAAGCATCGCAAGCATCCTTGGTTCGTTGTTACGAAAGCGGGCGAGCACTGGACCGGGAGTGTTTCGGTGTTTGATTTTTCGGAGAATTCGATTGCACAGAGCATCGATCGCAGCCTTGAGCGCTTATCGCTGCCTCAGCTCGGAAGCGTTCTGCTTCACTCAGACGGAGTCGCCGAGACCTCAAAGGACGGTTTCGACGGGGCGATCCGCGCGCTCCGCCGCGCGAAGGAAGCAGGCAAGGTTCGCACGATCGGCGCATCGCTCAAGTCCGCTGCCGGGGTCGCCCGGGCGATCGAATGGGCCGATGTGCTGATGCTCGAGATCGGCGACGAGGCGGCGATGAGAGACGCAGTGAACAGTGCCGCGGGGCGCGGCGTAGGAATACTGGTCAAAAAAGCGCTCGCGAGCGGTCATCTCGACAAACTCGGGACCGATCCCATTCGATCAGCGATGACGCGAAATCTCGCATTTCCCGGTGTCTGCAGCGTCATCGTGGGGACGACGAACGCGGAACACCTGCGGGAGAACTGCGAGGCCGCCGCTCGAGCGGCCGATGAGCTTGCCATGAATAAACCGGATACGGAGAGGCCAGCATGA
- a CDS encoding SDR family oxidoreductase — MKIRRIVVTGGAGFLGSHLCDRLVAAGHDVICVDNFFTSQKNTIAHLLGKPNFELIRHDITHPLWLEVDEIYNLACPAAPGHYQYNPIKTMKTSVLGAINLLGMAKRCRAKILQASTSEVYGDPEVHPQAEAYRGNVNPIGPRACYDEGKRAAETLFFDYLRMNKLNIRVVRIFNTYGPRMHPFDGRVVSNFIRQALAGQDISIFGDGSQTRAFCYVDDLVDGLIAMMNGPDSFHGPVNLGNPNEMSIKLLAETIIAMTESKSQITHRALPADDPTQRQPDITLAKAKLNWEPKIPLEAGLTKTIEYFRGLDLEQFRAPTPNF, encoded by the coding sequence ATGAAGATTCGTCGAATCGTGGTGACGGGCGGCGCGGGTTTTCTGGGTTCGCATCTGTGCGATCGGCTGGTTGCGGCGGGCCATGATGTCATATGTGTAGACAACTTCTTCACCAGCCAGAAGAACACCATCGCGCATCTTCTTGGAAAACCGAACTTTGAACTGATCCGCCACGACATCACCCACCCTCTCTGGCTCGAAGTGGACGAAATCTACAACCTCGCGTGTCCGGCCGCGCCCGGGCACTATCAGTACAACCCGATCAAGACGATGAAGACGAGCGTTCTCGGCGCGATCAATCTGCTGGGCATGGCCAAGCGCTGTCGCGCCAAGATTCTGCAGGCCTCGACGAGCGAGGTCTACGGCGATCCGGAAGTGCATCCGCAGGCGGAGGCATACCGCGGCAACGTCAATCCGATTGGGCCGCGCGCCTGCTACGACGAGGGCAAGCGTGCCGCCGAGACGCTTTTCTTTGACTACCTGCGGATGAACAAATTGAACATTCGGGTTGTGAGGATTTTCAATACCTACGGGCCGCGTATGCACCCTTTCGACGGGCGGGTGGTCAGCAACTTCATCCGCCAGGCGCTCGCAGGGCAGGATATTTCGATCTTCGGTGACGGTTCGCAAACCCGTGCTTTTTGCTATGTGGATGATCTGGTCGATGGTCTCATCGCGATGATGAACGGACCCGACAGCTTCCACGGTCCGGTGAATCTCGGCAATCCAAACGAGATGAGCATCAAATTGCTCGCCGAGACCATCATTGCGATGACCGAATCAAAGTCCCAGATCACGCACCGGGCGCTCCCCGCGGACGATCCAACTCAGCGCCAACCGGATATCACGCTGGCGAAGGCCAAGCTCAACTGGGAGCCAAAGATTCCGCTCGAGGCGGGGTTGACCAAGACTATTGAATACTTCCGAGGTCTGGATCTCGAGCAGTTTCGCGCTCCGACGCCGAATTTCTGA
- the thpR gene encoding RNA 2',3'-cyclic phosphodiesterase: MSRTLRLFVAAYPPLPIVEAWLASARSLLPTDVRLSTPEQVHLTLVFLGDREERDLPEIRESIRAATAGIGEAQVEARQLQMLPERGPPRLLAAVTSLPSSLAELQRRLARRLALRSSKRDEFLPHFTLARFPGKSINRRAERLAPEKFVISEIRLVRSRLLSAGAEHESDKAFPLQPV, from the coding sequence ATGAGCCGCACCTTGAGGCTCTTCGTCGCCGCGTATCCGCCGCTCCCGATCGTGGAGGCGTGGTTGGCGAGCGCCCGCTCGCTTCTCCCGACCGATGTCAGGCTCTCGACGCCGGAGCAGGTTCACCTGACTCTTGTGTTTCTCGGCGATCGCGAGGAGCGCGATCTTCCCGAGATCCGCGAGTCGATCCGTGCCGCGACCGCGGGCATCGGCGAAGCGCAGGTGGAAGCCCGCCAATTACAAATGCTTCCGGAGCGCGGTCCTCCTCGATTGCTCGCGGCCGTGACTTCGTTGCCGTCCTCTCTCGCGGAATTGCAAAGACGACTCGCACGACGGCTCGCGCTCCGATCTTCAAAACGCGACGAATTCCTGCCGCATTTCACCCTCGCGAGATTCCCGGGAAAGTCGATCAATCGACGCGCCGAGCGGCTCGCTCCCGAAAAGTTCGTGATTTCGGAGATTCGGCTTGTCCGTAGCCGCTTGCTTTCTGCTGGAGCCGAGCACGAATCGGACAAAGCGTTCCCGCTACAGCCGGTGTGA